A stretch of the Mycobacterium sp. ITM-2016-00317 genome encodes the following:
- a CDS encoding GAF domain-containing protein, with product MTSVYRAPMRSRRDDIDPALTFERALSLGLCGFGRFGDPERLARRVGRFADVADGSFVWTRDGDGWYWLGRIDGPYFYDPDGEDVDLVHVRPCTWLDTPFAESRCPAAVVATFGRGGRNFQEIHDDRVGDESSQLWGG from the coding sequence GTGACGTCCGTCTATCGCGCACCGATGCGATCGCGCCGGGACGACATCGATCCTGCGCTGACGTTCGAGCGCGCACTGTCGTTGGGGCTGTGCGGGTTCGGCCGGTTCGGCGATCCTGAGAGGTTGGCACGCCGCGTCGGGCGTTTCGCCGACGTCGCCGACGGGTCGTTCGTGTGGACCCGCGACGGCGACGGTTGGTACTGGCTGGGCCGCATCGATGGTCCGTACTTCTACGACCCCGACGGCGAGGACGTCGACCTCGTCCACGTCCGCCCGTGCACGTGGCTCGACACGCCGTTCGCCGAATCCCGGTGCCCGGCAGCAGTTGTCGCGACCTTCGGGCGGGGCGGGCGCAACTTCCAGGAGATCCACGACGACCGCGTCGGGGACGAGTCGTCGCAGCTGTGGGGCGGCTGA
- the menJ gene encoding menaquinone reductase: MRGSSSADVVVVGAGPAGSSAAAWAARAGRDVLVIDSAQFPRDKACGDGLTPRAIAELRRLGLQSWLDGRIAHRGLRMSGFGADVEVPWPGPSFPPFSSAVPRTELDERIRLVAVDEGAKMKLGVKAVSVEKDSAGRVTGVVLDSGEVVRCADLIVADGARSTLGRALGREWHKETVYGVAIRGYIATARSDEPWITSHLELRSPAGEVLPGYGWIFPLGNGEVNIGVGALATSKRPADAGLRPLMNYYTGLRRDEWGFEGDPRAGLSALLPMGGAVSGVAGPNWMLIGDAAACVNPLNGEGIDYGLETGRLAAELLGSGPYSAAWPALLHQHYAQGFSIARRLALLLTFPRFLPAAGPPAMRSSALMKIAVRVMGNFVTDEDEDLVARVWRGAGRLSQRMDARKPFS; this comes from the coding sequence ATGCGAGGATCCTCGAGCGCCGATGTCGTGGTGGTCGGAGCGGGGCCGGCGGGCTCGTCGGCGGCGGCCTGGGCCGCCCGCGCGGGCCGGGACGTGCTGGTGATCGACTCCGCACAGTTCCCTCGGGACAAGGCATGCGGTGACGGGCTGACCCCGCGTGCCATTGCCGAGCTGCGCCGCTTGGGGCTGCAGTCGTGGCTGGACGGGCGGATCGCGCACCGCGGGCTGCGGATGTCCGGCTTCGGCGCCGACGTCGAGGTGCCCTGGCCCGGCCCGTCGTTCCCGCCGTTCAGCAGCGCGGTGCCGCGCACCGAACTCGACGAGCGGATCCGGCTGGTCGCCGTCGACGAGGGCGCGAAGATGAAACTCGGCGTCAAGGCCGTCTCGGTGGAGAAGGACTCCGCGGGCCGGGTCACCGGCGTGGTGCTCGATTCCGGCGAGGTGGTGCGCTGCGCGGACCTGATCGTCGCCGACGGGGCGCGCTCCACGCTCGGGCGCGCGCTGGGCCGCGAGTGGCACAAGGAGACGGTCTACGGCGTGGCCATCCGCGGATACATCGCCACCGCGCGCAGTGACGAGCCGTGGATCACCTCGCATCTGGAGCTGCGCTCGCCCGCCGGTGAGGTGCTGCCCGGGTACGGGTGGATCTTCCCGCTCGGCAACGGCGAGGTGAACATCGGCGTCGGCGCGCTGGCTACCTCGAAGCGGCCAGCAGACGCCGGGCTGCGGCCGCTGATGAACTACTACACAGGGTTGCGCCGCGACGAGTGGGGCTTCGAGGGCGACCCGCGGGCCGGGCTGTCGGCGCTGCTGCCGATGGGTGGCGCCGTGTCCGGGGTGGCCGGGCCGAACTGGATGCTGATCGGTGACGCGGCGGCGTGCGTGAACCCGCTCAACGGCGAGGGCATCGACTACGGCCTGGAAACCGGCCGGCTGGCGGCCGAGCTGCTCGGTTCGGGGCCGTACTCGGCGGCCTGGCCGGCGCTGCTGCACCAGCACTACGCGCAGGGTTTCTCGATCGCGCGGCGGCTGGCGCTGCTGCTGACGTTCCCGCGGTTTCTGCCCGCGGCCGGGCCGCCGGCGATGCGGTCGTCGGCGTTGATGAAGATCGCGGTCCGGGTGATGGGCAACTTCGTCACCGACGAGGATGAGGATCTGGTCGCGCGGGTCTGGCGCGGCGCGGGCAGGCTGTCACAGCGGATGGACGCCCGTAAGCCGTTCAGTTGA
- a CDS encoding alpha/beta hydrolase fold domain-containing protein, with protein MLLGRHADPDSTLGTDPRSDPRMVAAFARFGLDGRLPSSGLSVDSPLEERHAYATMSEQGMGAVFNVLAAEVPAPAGVTTTTSKITGADGNDITLHISRPADVTGPLPGVVHLHGGGMAIASAADLAYIRLREHLAATGVVVVGVEFRNSSGRLGPHPYPAGLNDCASAARWASSHRAELGISHLVVSGESGGGNLTLTLAHKAKRDGWLGEISGFYAQCPFISNRWLQDCEDLPSLTENDGYFVSCEQLALLGSVYDPDGRHAQDATCWASMATDEELRGLPPHVISVNELDPLRDEGLQYYRRLLRAGVPAVGRVVAGTCHGGDLLFGGAMPDVFAASLRDVSGFAASLG; from the coding sequence ATGCTCCTCGGCCGCCACGCTGATCCCGATTCCACCCTCGGCACCGACCCGCGCTCGGATCCGCGGATGGTCGCGGCCTTCGCACGCTTCGGCCTCGACGGACGGCTGCCGTCGAGCGGGCTGTCCGTGGATTCGCCGCTTGAGGAGCGCCATGCCTACGCCACCATGAGCGAGCAGGGCATGGGTGCGGTGTTCAACGTCCTCGCCGCCGAAGTTCCTGCTCCCGCCGGAGTGACGACCACGACCTCGAAGATCACCGGGGCGGACGGCAACGACATCACCCTGCACATCAGCCGACCGGCAGACGTCACCGGACCCTTGCCCGGCGTCGTGCATCTGCACGGTGGCGGCATGGCGATCGCCAGCGCGGCCGATCTTGCCTACATCCGGCTCCGCGAGCACCTCGCCGCGACCGGTGTGGTGGTGGTCGGCGTCGAATTCCGCAACTCCAGCGGCAGACTGGGGCCGCACCCGTACCCGGCGGGTCTCAACGACTGCGCGAGTGCGGCACGGTGGGCCAGCAGCCACCGCGCGGAACTCGGCATCAGCCACCTGGTGGTGTCGGGGGAGTCCGGTGGCGGCAACCTGACACTGACGTTGGCGCACAAGGCGAAACGCGACGGATGGCTCGGCGAGATCTCGGGTTTCTACGCTCAGTGCCCGTTCATCTCGAACCGGTGGCTGCAGGACTGCGAGGACCTGCCCTCGCTCACCGAGAACGACGGCTATTTCGTCAGCTGTGAGCAGCTGGCGTTGCTCGGGTCCGTGTACGACCCGGACGGACGACATGCACAGGACGCGACATGCTGGGCGTCGATGGCGACCGACGAGGAACTCAGAGGCCTGCCGCCGCATGTGATCTCGGTGAACGAACTGGACCCGCTGCGCGACGAGGGGCTGCAGTACTATCGCCGGTTGCTGCGGGCCGGGGTGCCGGCCGTCGGCCGGGTGGTGGCAGGCACCTGCCACGGGGGCGATCTGCTGTTCGGTGGCGCGATGCCCGACGTGTTCGCTGCCAGTCTGCGCGATGTCAGCGGTTTCGCCGCATCGCTGGGCTGA
- the grcC1 gene encoding nonaprenyl/(2E,6E)-farnesyl/geranylgeranyl diphosphat synthase, whose amino-acid sequence MRTPANVVAGVDFGDAEFAQDVRDGVARIEALMSEELGKADVLMSEAVQHLFQAGGKRFRPLFTVLSAHLGPEPDAWQVTVAGAVIELVHLATLYHDDVMDEAQVRRGAPSANARWGNNIAILAGDYLFATASRLVSRLGPDAVRIIADTFALLVTGQMRETRGAADQVDSVDHYLKVVYEKTACLISASGRFGATFSGADDEQIERLSRLGGIVGTAFQISDDIIDIDSDPDESGKVPGTDLREGVHTLPVLYALRETGPDADRLRELLADPITDDAELAEALRLLRASGGMAKAKETVADYARQAEQELASLPDLPGRQALATLVQYTVNRHG is encoded by the coding sequence GTGAGGACACCGGCGAACGTGGTGGCGGGAGTGGACTTCGGCGACGCCGAATTCGCTCAGGATGTCCGCGACGGAGTTGCCCGCATCGAGGCTCTGATGTCGGAGGAACTCGGCAAGGCCGACGTTCTGATGTCGGAGGCCGTGCAGCACCTGTTCCAGGCCGGCGGCAAACGGTTCCGCCCGCTGTTCACCGTGCTGTCCGCGCATCTGGGCCCTGAGCCGGACGCTTGGCAGGTCACGGTCGCCGGCGCGGTGATCGAACTGGTGCACCTGGCCACGCTGTACCACGACGACGTGATGGACGAGGCGCAGGTGCGCCGCGGCGCGCCCAGCGCCAACGCCCGCTGGGGCAACAACATCGCGATCCTGGCCGGGGACTACCTGTTCGCGACGGCGTCGCGCCTGGTCAGCAGGCTGGGACCGGACGCCGTGCGGATCATCGCCGACACGTTCGCACTGCTGGTCACCGGCCAGATGCGGGAGACGCGCGGCGCCGCCGACCAGGTCGATTCGGTGGACCACTACCTGAAGGTGGTCTACGAGAAGACCGCGTGCCTGATCTCGGCGTCGGGTCGTTTCGGTGCGACGTTCTCGGGCGCCGACGACGAGCAGATCGAGCGGTTGAGCCGGCTGGGCGGCATCGTGGGCACCGCGTTCCAGATCTCCGACGACATCATCGACATCGACAGCGACCCCGACGAGTCCGGCAAGGTTCCCGGCACGGATCTGCGGGAGGGCGTGCACACGCTGCCGGTGCTCTACGCGCTGCGCGAGACCGGCCCCGACGCCGACCGGCTGCGCGAACTACTCGCCGACCCGATCACCGACGACGCCGAACTCGCCGAGGCGCTGCGCCTGCTGCGCGCCTCCGGCGGCATGGCCAAGGCCAAGGAGACCGTCGCCGACTACGCCCGCCAGGCCGAGCAGGAGCTGGCCTCCCTTCCGGACCTGCCCGGCCGCCAGGCGCTGGCGACGCTCGTGCAGTACACCGTCAACCGGCACG
- a CDS encoding demethylmenaquinone methyltransferase: MNRASLEKNPHEVASMFDGVARRYDLTNTVLSLGQDRFWRRATRDALRLGRSDKVLDLAAGTAVSTVELATSGAWCVAADFSVGMLAAGASRDVPKVAGDATRLPFADAVFDAVTISFGLRNVVDHSAGLREMARVTRPGGRLVVCEFSTPTNPIFSTVYKEYLMRALPAMATAVSSNPDAYVYLAESIRAWPDQRELAERIEAAGWSNVRWRNLTGGIVALHAATKA, encoded by the coding sequence GTGAACCGCGCGTCGCTGGAGAAGAATCCCCATGAGGTGGCGTCGATGTTCGACGGGGTCGCGCGCCGGTACGACCTGACCAACACGGTGCTCTCGCTGGGCCAGGACCGGTTCTGGCGGCGGGCCACCCGGGATGCGTTGCGGCTGGGCAGGTCGGACAAGGTGCTGGACCTGGCCGCCGGGACGGCGGTGTCCACCGTCGAGCTGGCCACCTCGGGTGCGTGGTGTGTGGCCGCCGACTTCTCGGTCGGCATGCTGGCCGCGGGGGCCTCGCGCGACGTGCCGAAGGTGGCCGGGGACGCGACGCGGCTGCCGTTCGCCGACGCGGTGTTCGACGCGGTGACGATCAGCTTCGGCCTGCGCAACGTGGTCGACCACTCGGCGGGCCTGCGGGAGATGGCGCGGGTGACCCGCCCCGGCGGGCGGCTGGTGGTGTGCGAGTTCTCCACGCCGACGAACCCGATCTTCTCGACCGTGTACAAGGAGTACCTGATGCGGGCGCTGCCGGCGATGGCCACGGCGGTGTCGTCCAACCCCGATGCGTACGTGTATCTGGCGGAGTCGATCCGGGCCTGGCCGGATCAGCGCGAGCTCGCCGAGCGTATCGAGGCGGCCGGCTGGTCGAATGTGCGCTGGCGCAACCTGACCGGCGGGATCGTCGCACTGCACGCCGCCACCAAAGCCTGA